A genomic window from Nitrospirota bacterium includes:
- a CDS encoding riboflavin synthase, protein MFTGIVQEMGTVSGIDKKGRIAHLGILSKKVAKTADIGDSISVNGVCLTITSLQHGIMLFDLSAETLNTSNIGMLKKGDRVNLEPALRPSDRLGGHFVTGHIDGVGRIKHKHRIGDTVKVEIGAPEEVTKYIVKKGSIAIDGISLTVVDIERDSFTVVIIPHTENITTIAQKGVNDTVNLEVDILGKYVAKFLNVTTEEKDDKLLSILGKSGFL, encoded by the coding sequence ATGTTTACAGGGATTGTACAGGAGATGGGAACAGTTTCAGGGATTGATAAAAAGGGCAGGATTGCCCACCTTGGCATACTCTCCAAAAAGGTTGCAAAGACTGCTGATATAGGTGACAGCATCTCCGTCAATGGTGTATGCCTTACGATTACATCCCTGCAGCACGGAATTATGCTGTTTGACCTCTCAGCGGAAACATTAAATACCTCCAATATCGGCATGCTTAAAAAAGGAGACCGCGTTAACCTTGAGCCTGCCCTCAGGCCATCGGACAGGCTTGGCGGACATTTTGTGACCGGTCATATTGACGGGGTGGGCAGAATTAAACACAAACACCGTATTGGTGACACTGTAAAGGTCGAGATAGGGGCTCCTGAAGAGGTAACGAAATACATTGTAAAAAAAGGCTCCATTGCAATAGATGGCATTAGCCTCACTGTTGTGGATATTGAAAGGGACTCTTTTACTGTGGTAATCATACCTCATACTGAAAACATCACCACAATAGCACAGAAGGGGGTTAATGACACTGTTAACCTTGAAGTCGATATACTGGGCAAGTATGTGGCTAAATTTCTAAACGTCACCACGGAAGAGAAGGATGATAAACTTTTATCAATTCTGGGCAAATCCGGATTTCTTTAA
- the lepA gene encoding translation elongation factor 4, which produces MTKHIRNFSIIAHIDHGKSTLADRLLEFTGALTEREMSEQVLDSMDLEKERGITIKAHAVRLSYRAKDGETYILNLIDTPGHVDFSYEVSRSLASCEGALLVVDASQGVEAQTLANAYLAIENDLELIPVINKIDLPQADPERVKEQVENVVGLDCSEVILASAKQGSGTEEILETIVKKIPPPTGDVSAPLKALMFDSWFDSYRGVIVLVRVFEGTVRPGMRIRLMSSKKEFEVADVGIFTPVVKKTGSLSAGEVGYIVAGIKDVQDTNIGDTITDASRPAAKRCPGYKDVKPMVFCGFYPVESSKYELLREALEKLRLNDASFNFEPESSVALGFGFRCGFLGLLHMEIIKERLEREFNLSIISTAPTVVYRVTDQDGNLSLIDNPSGMPERPLKIEEPYVNATIFVPQDFVGNILTLCQEKRGIQKDLSYISANRLKIVYELPLSEILWDFYDRLKSLSKGYASLDYEFVGYRESDLIKLDILLNGEPVDALSLIMHRENAYYKAREVAERLRKVIPRQLFEVVIQAAIGSKIIARESVKALRKDVIAKCYGGDISRKRKLLEKQKEGKKRMKQVGRIEVPQEAFLAVLRVKE; this is translated from the coding sequence ATGACTAAACATATCAGAAATTTTTCAATAATAGCACACATCGACCACGGCAAATCCACACTTGCCGACAGGTTACTTGAATTCACAGGTGCCCTTACGGAAAGGGAGATGTCGGAGCAGGTTCTGGACTCCATGGACCTTGAAAAAGAGAGGGGCATAACCATCAAGGCCCATGCCGTAAGGCTATCCTACAGGGCAAAAGACGGTGAAACCTATATTCTCAATCTCATAGATACACCCGGACACGTGGATTTCTCCTATGAAGTCTCCCGCAGCCTTGCCTCCTGTGAGGGGGCGCTCCTTGTGGTTGACGCCTCTCAGGGGGTGGAGGCACAGACTCTGGCAAATGCCTATCTTGCCATTGAAAACGACCTTGAATTAATCCCCGTCATCAACAAGATCGATCTACCGCAGGCTGACCCTGAACGGGTGAAAGAGCAGGTAGAGAACGTAGTGGGGCTTGATTGCTCCGAAGTAATACTTGCCTCTGCAAAGCAGGGCAGTGGCACAGAGGAGATACTTGAGACCATAGTGAAGAAAATCCCTCCCCCAACAGGAGATGTTTCTGCGCCGCTTAAGGCCCTCATGTTTGATTCCTGGTTTGACAGCTACAGGGGTGTTATAGTGCTTGTAAGGGTCTTTGAAGGAACCGTACGTCCCGGAATGAGGATCAGGCTCATGTCCTCGAAAAAGGAATTTGAGGTTGCAGATGTGGGAATATTCACACCGGTGGTAAAGAAAACCGGCAGTCTCTCGGCTGGCGAGGTTGGTTACATTGTTGCCGGCATAAAGGATGTTCAGGATACAAATATAGGGGACACCATCACGGATGCATCAAGACCTGCCGCCAAACGCTGCCCGGGATACAAGGATGTAAAGCCAATGGTCTTTTGCGGATTCTATCCGGTGGAGTCATCAAAATACGAGTTACTGAGAGAGGCCCTTGAGAAGCTGAGGCTTAATGATGCATCCTTCAACTTTGAGCCTGAAAGCTCGGTGGCCCTTGGCTTTGGTTTCAGGTGCGGCTTCCTCGGGCTGCTCCATATGGAGATAATCAAGGAGAGACTCGAGAGGGAGTTTAATCTCTCTATAATAAGTACAGCTCCGACAGTGGTCTACAGGGTAACCGACCAGGACGGAAACCTGTCCCTTATTGATAACCCTTCAGGAATGCCGGAGAGGCCCCTTAAGATAGAGGAACCCTATGTAAATGCAACCATTTTTGTGCCACAGGATTTTGTGGGGAATATACTCACCCTCTGTCAGGAAAAACGGGGGATACAGAAGGACCTCTCTTATATAAGTGCAAACAGATTGAAGATTGTCTACGAATTACCGTTGAGCGAAATATTGTGGGACTTCTATGACAGGCTGAAATCCCTCTCAAAGGGATATGCATCCCTTGATTATGAGTTTGTTGGCTACAGGGAATCAGACCTGATCAAGCTGGACATATTGCTGAATGGCGAACCGGTAGATGCCCTGAGTCTGATAATGCATCGGGAAAACGCCTACTACAAGGCAAGAGAGGTGGCTGAAAGACTGAGAAAGGTCATCCCGAGACAACTCTTTGAGGTGGTTATACAGGCTGCCATAGGAAGCAAGATAATCGCCAGAGAGAGTGTCAAGGCCCTCAGGAAGGACGTGATTGCAAAGTGCTATGGTGGTGACATCTCCAGAAAGAGGAAATTACTGGAAAAACAGAAGGAGGGCAAGAAGAGGATGAAACAGGTTGGAAGGATAGAGGTTCCACAGGAGGCATTTCTTGCCGTGTTGAGGGTAAAGGAATGA
- a CDS encoding DRTGG domain-containing protein codes for MRLKEIIRLLDAVIITNSRDYEAEIEWACATDLMSDVLYYSRGNSVLITGLAKQQAIRTSDIADIKVVVFTRGKEPDTHTIELARKKKITLLITPYSMFTACGKLYEKGLRCCPE; via the coding sequence ATGAGATTGAAAGAGATTATCCGGCTCCTCGATGCGGTTATAATAACCAACTCGCGGGATTACGAGGCTGAAATCGAGTGGGCATGTGCAACTGACCTCATGAGTGACGTCCTGTACTATTCAAGGGGGAACTCCGTACTTATCACAGGCCTTGCAAAGCAGCAGGCAATAAGGACATCCGACATTGCCGACATAAAGGTCGTTGTCTTCACAAGGGGAAAAGAACCGGACACACATACAATTGAACTCGCTCGAAAGAAGAAGATCACCCTTCTTATCACACCCTACTCAATGTTTACTGCCTGTGGTAAACTATATGAAAAGGGACTCAGGTGTTGTCCTGAATGA
- the lepB gene encoding signal peptidase I, which yields MKKKKGIIREYAEAIITALLLALIIRAYVVQAFKIPSGSMIPTLLVGDHILVSKFIYGTEIPFTDKKILVFREPRRDDVVVFKYPKDPDRDFIKRVIGVGGDVVEGRNKIVYVNGKPLNEPYIQHTDNDIRSIGMDVRDNFGPLYVPNGKLFVMGDNRDQSYDSRYWGFVDLNAVKGKAFIIYWSWDSNRHLPRLNRIGRLVK from the coding sequence ATGAAGAAAAAAAAGGGAATAATACGTGAGTATGCCGAGGCAATAATAACCGCCCTTTTACTTGCACTCATCATCAGGGCCTATGTTGTACAGGCATTTAAAATACCTTCAGGCTCAATGATTCCCACGCTCCTTGTTGGTGACCATATATTGGTCAGCAAATTCATTTACGGCACAGAGATACCCTTTACAGATAAAAAAATACTGGTATTCAGGGAGCCCCGGCGGGACGATGTAGTGGTATTTAAATACCCCAAAGACCCTGACAGGGATTTTATAAAGAGGGTTATCGGAGTCGGAGGAGACGTGGTTGAGGGGAGAAACAAAATAGTTTATGTAAACGGCAAACCCCTTAACGAACCATACATCCAGCACACTGACAATGACATCAGGTCCATCGGCATGGATGTAAGAGACAATTTCGGCCCCCTGTATGTCCCAAATGGCAAGCTCTTTGTGATGGGAGATAACCGTGACCAAAGTTATGACAGCAGGTACTGGGGTTTCGTTGACCTCAATGCTGTCAAAGGAAAGGCATTTATTATATACTGGTCCTGGGACAGCAACCGGCATCTTCCCAGGCTAAACAGGATAGGGAGATTAGTCAAATGA
- a CDS encoding response regulator, with protein sequence MSKGRVLVIDDEAIVRISCQRVLTPEGYDVVATSRGDEAIKLLENEHFDVVLTDLKMPDMDGLEVLKIIKERWPDIQVIIITGYGTISTAVEAIKLGAFEYVEKPFTPEDILKVVTKAKQNKGF encoded by the coding sequence ATGAGCAAGGGGAGGGTTCTTGTAATAGATGACGAGGCTATAGTCAGGATAAGTTGCCAGAGGGTGTTAACGCCGGAAGGCTATGATGTAGTGGCGACTTCACGTGGAGATGAGGCGATAAAATTGCTTGAAAATGAACACTTTGATGTAGTCCTGACAGACCTTAAAATGCCCGATATGGATGGGCTTGAAGTATTAAAGATCATAAAGGAGCGCTGGCCGGATATCCAGGTGATAATCATCACGGGTTACGGAACAATAAGCACGGCGGTTGAGGCAATAAAATTAGGGGCCTTTGAATATGTCGAAAAACCCTTCACACCGGAAGACATATTGAAGGTGGTCACAAAGGCAAAACAGAACAAAGGCTTCTAA
- a CDS encoding ATP-binding protein, translating to MTDKTYEGSFHIVGGDFSHAGEASTELKTILLNAGVEDEFVRRVAIATFEAEMNIMIYATAGILRYIISPEEIRIIAQDMGPGIEDIELAMQEGYSTAPDWVREMGWGAGMGLPNMKKNADIFRIDSVVGEGTTVEMIIKR from the coding sequence ATGACAGACAAAACCTATGAAGGCAGTTTTCATATTGTAGGCGGAGACTTCAGCCATGCTGGTGAGGCATCCACTGAGCTCAAGACCATCCTGTTAAACGCCGGGGTTGAAGATGAATTTGTCAGGAGGGTTGCCATTGCCACATTTGAGGCAGAAATGAACATTATGATATATGCCACTGCAGGCATACTCAGGTACATTATATCACCGGAAGAGATACGGATAATTGCACAGGACATGGGTCCCGGAATTGAGGATATTGAACTGGCAATGCAGGAGGGCTATTCTACTGCACCGGACTGGGTAAGAGAGATGGGGTGGGGTGCAGGCATGGGACTGCCGAACATGAAAAAAAACGCCGACATCTTCAGAATAGACTCTGTTGTCGGTGAGGGCACTACAGTTGAGATGATAATCAAACGATGA
- a CDS encoding ROK family protein encodes MKHKRYAIGADIGGTNLRVALVNREGEIVERVKTASTGNIFDSLVSAIDRFYSDDVAGIGIGVAGVIEREKGIVKRSPNLPSVEGIGFIDGIRERFSLPVYIENDANAAALGEKWAGAGKEFKSFVLFTLGTGIGGGVIYDGHLLDIAAELGHISIEAEGVRCLCGNNGCLESYASARAMTERAVELIENGTESLMKGCCEGNAYKISPEDIYSYALEGDNLARETLKTAGRYLGVGIASAINIFSPEAVILAGGLIGAWNIYVETAIKEASKRAFPELYGSTKILPSLLKDDAGVIGSACLVFDKTKS; translated from the coding sequence ATGAAACATAAAAGATATGCCATAGGCGCAGACATAGGCGGAACCAATCTGAGGGTCGCACTGGTGAACAGGGAAGGAGAGATAGTGGAGCGGGTCAAAACCGCATCCACCGGGAATATCTTTGATTCACTCGTCTCTGCTATCGACAGGTTTTACTCAGACGATGTAGCGGGAATAGGGATTGGTGTGGCGGGTGTTATCGAGAGAGAGAAGGGGATTGTAAAACGGTCTCCAAACCTCCCCTCCGTTGAAGGAATAGGCTTTATAGACGGCATCAGAGAGAGATTTTCCCTGCCCGTTTATATCGAAAACGATGCCAATGCAGCAGCGCTGGGTGAAAAATGGGCTGGAGCCGGCAAAGAATTTAAGTCCTTTGTCCTCTTCACGCTGGGCACAGGCATAGGCGGCGGTGTTATTTATGACGGACACCTGCTGGATATTGCCGCCGAGCTCGGACACATCAGCATAGAGGCAGAAGGGGTTAGATGCCTTTGTGGAAACAATGGGTGCCTTGAGTCCTATGCATCTGCCAGGGCGATGACAGAAAGGGCGGTTGAGTTGATTGAAAACGGGACTGAAAGCCTGATGAAGGGCTGCTGTGAGGGAAACGCATACAAAATCTCCCCTGAAGATATTTACAGCTATGCCCTTGAAGGAGACAACCTGGCAAGGGAAACACTGAAGACGGCCGGAAGATACCTCGGCGTAGGAATTGCCAGTGCAATCAACATCTTCAGCCCTGAAGCCGTCATCCTTGCAGGGGGACTTATCGGTGCCTGGAATATATACGTAGAGACGGCAATCAAAGAGGCATCAAAAAGGGCTTTCCCCGAACTATACGGGTCCACAAAAATACTTCCATCACTACTGAAAGACGATGCCGGGGTGATCGGGTCAGCCTGCCTGGTATTCGATAAAACCAAGAGCTAA
- a CDS encoding bifunctional 3,4-dihydroxy-2-butanone-4-phosphate synthase/GTP cyclohydrolase II translates to MRSKYKFNTIEEAIEDIRQGKIIILVDDEDRENEGDLCIAAEKVTPETINFMAKHGRGLICLSLTPERIDELQLPMMTNANSSPYGTAFTVSIEAKRGVTTGISAHDRATTILTAINPKSGPEDIVKPGHIFPLRSRPGGVLQRAGQTEGSVDLARLAGVYPAGVICEIMDEDGTMARVPQLMEFAGKHKLKIITVKDLIEHRMRKETLVKRVAEVKLPTSYGGDFKAIVYENMVDSNVHLALVKGDITPEEPTLVRVHSECLTGDVFGSKRCDCGDQLHSAMKIVEEAGKGVILYMRQEGRGIGLANKLRAYVLQDEGLDTVEANIRLGFKPDLRDYGIGAQILVDTGVKKIRLMTNNPRKIVGLEGYGLQVVERIPVEIKPGEKNRAYLKTKKKKLGHLLEKV, encoded by the coding sequence ATGAGAAGCAAGTACAAATTCAACACAATAGAAGAGGCCATTGAAGATATCAGGCAGGGAAAGATCATCATCCTTGTTGACGACGAGGACAGGGAAAACGAAGGGGACCTCTGCATAGCAGCAGAAAAGGTGACCCCGGAGACTATAAACTTTATGGCAAAGCATGGCAGGGGTCTGATATGCCTCAGTCTGACCCCGGAGAGGATAGATGAGCTTCAGCTCCCCATGATGACCAATGCAAACTCATCTCCCTATGGAACGGCCTTCACCGTATCCATTGAGGCCAAGCGGGGGGTAACTACCGGCATTTCAGCCCATGACAGGGCAACCACAATCCTTACAGCCATTAACCCGAAGTCAGGGCCTGAAGACATCGTCAAACCGGGACATATTTTCCCCCTCAGGTCCAGGCCCGGAGGGGTGCTGCAGAGGGCAGGGCAGACAGAGGGTTCAGTAGACCTTGCCCGGCTCGCCGGAGTTTACCCTGCGGGGGTCATCTGTGAAATAATGGATGAGGACGGCACAATGGCACGGGTGCCGCAGTTAATGGAGTTTGCCGGCAAACATAAGCTGAAGATCATAACCGTCAAAGACCTAATTGAACACCGCATGCGCAAGGAAACTCTCGTAAAAAGGGTCGCGGAGGTAAAACTCCCTACATCCTACGGTGGAGATTTCAAGGCGATTGTATATGAAAACATGGTTGACAGCAATGTGCACCTTGCCCTTGTAAAAGGAGACATAACTCCTGAAGAACCGACACTCGTAAGGGTCCACTCCGAGTGCCTCACAGGCGATGTATTTGGTTCAAAAAGGTGTGATTGCGGAGACCAGCTCCATTCGGCCATGAAGATAGTGGAAGAGGCCGGCAAAGGGGTTATACTTTATATGAGACAGGAAGGCCGGGGGATAGGACTCGCCAACAAACTCCGTGCGTATGTCCTGCAGGATGAGGGGCTTGACACTGTTGAGGCAAATATAAGGCTCGGCTTTAAGCCGGATCTGCGAGATTATGGAATAGGCGCACAGATACTCGTTGATACAGGTGTGAAGAAGATCAGACTGATGACAAACAATCCACGCAAGATAGTGGGGCTTGAGGGCTATGGCCTGCAGGTGGTTGAACGTATACCTGTTGAGATTAAACCGGGAGAAAAGAACCGTGCCTACCTGAAGACAAAAAAGAAAAAACTCGGCCACCTGCTGGAAAAAGTATGA
- a CDS encoding sigma-54 dependent transcriptional regulator, translating into MQLKNKARVLIVDDEEIVRASCRKLLQPQGYRVSEAENAGSALKLMEVTTFDLVLSDLKLPDASGIELLKEIKEVYPDTEVILMTGYGTVSTAVEAMKLGAYDYVEKPFRPEELVSLAGRAIERKRLREENIRLKKELSAQYIKNIVGTSKAMEKVFRLIGTVAPTASTVLITGESGTGKELVARAIHYNSPRREKSFVVIDCGTLAGELIESELFGHKRGAFTGAVTDKKGLIEEAEGGTLFLDEIGNMPLSLQSKLLRVLQEKEYRPVGDKKASKVDTRFITATNKDLSAMVKAGTFREDLFYRLDIFPIHVPPLRERREDIPLLAYHFLKKYSDELGKDVKSISAEAMRILSSCRWPGNIRELENTIQRAILLADNDTIKPETLSFLTLSKTEQIPRSIEELKEIKKDLREKSTEEVERVFIAEALKRNEWNISRAASDVGMQRSNFHALIKKHGIPRPK; encoded by the coding sequence ATGCAATTAAAAAACAAGGCAAGGGTACTCATAGTCGATGACGAAGAGATCGTAAGGGCAAGCTGCAGAAAGCTTCTGCAGCCCCAGGGATACAGGGTTTCAGAGGCAGAAAATGCCGGGAGCGCACTGAAGCTTATGGAAGTAACGACTTTTGACCTGGTACTCTCAGACCTCAAGCTGCCTGATGCAAGCGGGATAGAGCTTCTCAAGGAGATAAAGGAAGTCTATCCGGACACAGAGGTGATACTCATGACCGGTTACGGAACTGTCTCTACTGCTGTGGAGGCAATGAAGTTAGGCGCCTATGATTATGTAGAAAAGCCTTTCAGGCCGGAAGAGCTGGTATCCCTTGCCGGAAGGGCCATTGAGAGAAAGAGACTCAGAGAAGAAAATATACGCCTCAAAAAAGAACTCTCTGCTCAATACATAAAAAACATAGTTGGAACCTCAAAGGCAATGGAGAAGGTCTTCAGACTGATTGGCACTGTGGCCCCCACTGCAAGCACGGTACTGATTACCGGGGAGAGCGGGACAGGAAAGGAACTCGTTGCAAGGGCCATCCACTATAACAGCCCTCGCAGGGAGAAGTCTTTTGTGGTCATAGATTGCGGAACCCTGGCTGGCGAGTTAATAGAGTCTGAACTCTTTGGACATAAAAGGGGGGCTTTTACAGGTGCTGTTACTGACAAGAAGGGCCTGATAGAAGAGGCTGAGGGGGGAACCCTCTTCCTTGATGAGATCGGAAACATGCCGCTGTCACTCCAGTCAAAACTGCTCAGGGTACTGCAGGAAAAAGAATACAGGCCTGTTGGAGACAAAAAGGCCTCCAAGGTTGATACAAGGTTCATAACCGCAACAAATAAAGACCTTTCTGCCATGGTAAAGGCGGGCACTTTCAGGGAAGACCTCTTTTACAGGCTTGACATCTTTCCCATTCATGTCCCCCCACTGAGGGAGAGGAGGGAAGATATCCCCCTCCTTGCATATCACTTCCTGAAGAAATATTCTGACGAATTAGGAAAAGATGTTAAGAGCATCTCAGCGGAGGCCATGAGGATTCTCAGCTCCTGCAGATGGCCGGGCAATATACGTGAACTGGAAAATACGATCCAGAGGGCAATACTCCTTGCGGACAACGATACCATCAAGCCAGAAACCCTCAGCTTCCTCACGCTTTCGAAAACTGAGCAGATTCCCCGGAGTATCGAAGAGCTGAAAGAGATAAAAAAAGACCTCAGGGAAAAGTCCACTGAGGAAGTGGAGAGGGTCTTCATTGCAGAGGCACTGAAGAGAAACGAATGGAATATATCAAGGGCGGCAAGTGACGTTGGAATGCAGAGGTCAAACTTCCATGCCCTTATAAAAAAACACGGGATTCCAAGACCAAAATGA
- a CDS encoding serine kinase, which translates to MKLKEIAEILSLRPLTPAVGHEREVSGAYVGDLLSDVMANAGEGNIWITLQTHVNIVAVAVFKNLSAIVIVNGRMPDADTMDKAVSEDIPILLTGKSAFETAGKLYQILNVQNLQG; encoded by the coding sequence ATGAAACTGAAAGAAATAGCTGAGATACTGTCCCTTAGACCTCTCACCCCTGCCGTGGGGCATGAACGTGAGGTAAGCGGTGCCTATGTGGGAGACCTCCTGAGTGATGTGATGGCAAACGCCGGGGAGGGAAACATCTGGATAACACTTCAGACACACGTTAATATTGTAGCTGTAGCAGTCTTCAAAAATCTCTCAGCAATAGTAATAGTCAACGGCCGGATGCCGGATGCCGATACCATGGACAAGGCGGTTTCAGAAGATATCCCCATACTGCTTACCGGCAAGTCAGCTTTTGAAACTGCAGGCAAGCTATACCAGATTCTAAATGTTCAGAACTTACAGGGCTGA
- a CDS encoding PHP domain-containing protein: protein MFRTYRADLHIHTCLSPCAELDMTPARVVSRAIEEGLDIIAITDHNTAENIPSAIKANGEITVIPGMELTTVEEVHILALFPDMESVMRLQEIAYNDLPLTGNKRILYEQVVVNEEDEVIRFNDRVLMDATGLGVKEAINIIHDIGGITVACHIDREAFSILTQLGFIHDSLKFDALEISFRTERQRALKMFGIYDRYPWITSSDAHHVSDIGRAATEFIMKDASFEEIVLALSGKEGREVRF from the coding sequence ATGTTCAGAACTTACAGGGCTGACCTCCATATTCACACCTGCCTGTCTCCATGCGCCGAGCTTGACATGACCCCCGCGAGGGTGGTATCAAGAGCCATTGAAGAGGGGTTGGACATCATTGCAATCACTGATCATAACACTGCAGAAAACATACCGTCTGCCATAAAGGCGAACGGTGAGATAACGGTCATTCCGGGCATGGAACTGACAACCGTTGAAGAGGTCCATATCCTGGCCCTCTTTCCTGACATGGAGTCCGTCATGAGACTTCAGGAGATTGCCTACAATGACCTCCCTCTGACCGGCAACAAACGTATACTTTATGAACAGGTCGTTGTCAACGAAGAGGACGAGGTCATCAGGTTTAATGACCGGGTACTTATGGATGCCACGGGGCTCGGAGTCAAAGAGGCCATCAACATCATCCATGACATTGGAGGCATCACAGTTGCCTGCCACATTGACAGGGAGGCATTCAGTATCCTGACTCAACTGGGCTTTATCCATGATTCCCTGAAGTTTGATGCACTCGAGATATCTTTCAGAACAGAAAGGCAGAGGGCCTTAAAAATGTTTGGCATATATGACAGGTATCCCTGGATCACCTCATCTGATGCCCATCATGTATCGGACATCGGCCGTGCTGCTACAGAGTTTATAATGAAAGATGCCTCATTTGAGGAGATTGTCCTTGCCTTGTCAGGAAAGGAGGGCAGGGAGGTAAGGTTCTGA
- a CDS encoding ATP-binding protein, whose product MQDISMHILDIALNSIDAGANRIVISVEEDTRGDTLRLTIKDNGRGMDTETLKSLADPFFTTKGKKTGLGIPLLAQSAREAGGNITVHSEVGKGTTLQAFFSLSHVDRKPLGDLTSTIMALIAGNPDIDLIFKYRIDNNEYMLNTAEIKRQLDEVPINYPGVLSALRKDISEGIGDLRKGGKR is encoded by the coding sequence ATGCAGGACATCTCCATGCATATACTCGACATTGCCCTGAACTCAATTGATGCCGGGGCAAACAGGATAGTTATATCGGTTGAAGAAGATACAAGAGGCGACACCCTCAGACTGACCATAAAAGACAACGGCAGGGGCATGGATACAGAGACACTGAAGAGTTTAGCAGACCCCTTCTTTACCACAAAAGGGAAAAAGACAGGGCTTGGCATCCCCCTGCTCGCACAGTCGGCCCGTGAGGCTGGCGGCAACATCACTGTTCATTCTGAAGTTGGAAAGGGAACCACCCTTCAGGCCTTCTTCTCCCTGAGTCACGTTGACAGAAAACCCCTGGGTGACCTAACATCTACAATAATGGCACTTATTGCCGGAAACCCTGATATTGACCTGATATTCAAATACAGGATCGACAATAATGAATATATGCTCAATACCGCAGAGATCAAGAGACAACTCGATGAGGTGCCCATAAATTATCCGGGGGTACTCTCTGCACTGAGGAAAGATATATCCGAAGGGATAGGAGACCTGAGGAAAGGAGGAAAAAGATGA